catttatttccttggcACAACTAGCAGGAATGTCAGTGAGCATTTACATGGGGAGAAGTTCTCGGCTGAGCACTCGCCTGTAATTGCAAGCTAACCTCCAGGCTCGAGGACAGCAGAGAGAGGTCCCACTTGGccagaggcagagagaaaagttAAAATCCCTCCCTGTGGTGGGGTGGATGTCACACACATCACTGTCCGTGTAAGAATAATTCCATGGGTCAACCCAGAAAGGAGAATGACTCCCTGCTCCTAGGCAGGACAAACCTGGTGGGGAGCTCAAGTGTGCACAAAAACTGTGTTAGCTTTTTTCATGTACATACacacttttataaaaataagtgTATACACATgtacgcacacacacatacctATAAAAGTGTTAGCAGTGGGAAAAGGCTCCCATTTGGTCTAAAGAAAGTTTGTCATCTCATTTGAAAAGTCTAAGCAcagataaatgctttttttcataattacttAAGCAATTTCAATATCACTCATTTTGACATCGCAGTAGATGATcagaataaagattttttttttttttcacttttggcTATAATCAGATCTGGTGGGACTACAACCTGAACCCTGTCTGTTTTCATACTTGGCTTAAGTACACGGAAGGATGCTTTTAATACAAGCTGTGCCAATGGGATAATCACTGATAATGCCCTGTTTCTTATGCTTTGCAGTGGGAATAACTGAACGAGAGTCATCCAAGTCCTGTAATCACCAGTCAGATAGAAAATCTTTGGTAAGTGAATACAGCAAGACCAACTACCACTGTCTAATGCATATTAAAACCTAGTACCTGTTAACATGTCCCACATTAACAGAGTGGCAGCCTGCGGCAGCACTTGCAGGTTTCACAGTCTTCTTCAAGGCTTTGAGACAGGCTTGATGCCAGGGGCTACCCAGCTGCGAGCAGCGGCTGGCACAGGAGAGCTGCCCCTCCGGAACCGAGGACACATTGTAGgatggaggcaggcaggcacctGCATGGTCAGCCCTGGCAAGACTTGGGAGGAATTAGCCTCTTGCTCCTCAGGAAACCTCATCAATTGGGAAAAGATGTATTTCTAAGATGGAATAAGTGTCAAATAATTCACAAACTCCAGCACGTAATGCTGAAAAGACGATCAGATCAATCACAAAGGTCAATACAGAGTCAACAGGAAATCATCatacaaaatctgaaaatttgtTCTGTAGTAGGGACAAAATGTTTTGGTTCAGAATGATTCAgctttactaaaatattttcctcctcttttttttacaaaaacaattttcaaagtCCTTACATTCTGTAAAAACTagattttcaaacagaaaatagtgCTCTGAAAAGTTTCTAACCAACACTAAACTAAGCTACAGAAACTTTATGGCTTCAAATGCTCTTTGGATGGCTACAATATACCAGCTAGCTGTTAGCTGGCCTACGCTCAAGGAAAACGACCAATATTTAAGGATGATCAGAATTAAcagcattaattttattaatgtaaTGAAACTAGTTACACCTACCAGCAATTAACCTGGTTGAATTTCAAAGAGTATTtgcaaaagtaatttcaaacaTCTTTAAGTCTGGGATTCTTTCAGAGCACACCTAAAAGTATCCAGTTCAGGGGAAACATTCATAAAGGCTCAAGAAATTGTGATGGTTGGGAAAGCAGCTGTAGGTGTGACCTGCACAAAAGAAGCCAGGCGTAAAAACTAAGGAATAAAAAGTTCTGCTAACCTCCCACACTTTTGGGGAGGTGTAAGTCCTGCTCGTACAGCCGCTGTGCTGAAACCAGTGAGACCATTCACGTGAGCAAAATGTTTGTGTGGGCAAGGGTACAGCAGTCAGGTCCTTAACCTGCTTTTTCTTGCTAAGAGATTTacagtatgtatttattttccttaaaaaataatttaaaaaaaaaagcctctttccTCAGACTAACTCAGGTTCCCACTCACCAGCGCTGTTCTtttcccccagcagcccccatcATCGCTAGCCATCCCCATCGCAGCGAAGCCGGCGGCTCTCACAGGCTCCCCCACGGATGACCACCCGCTCGCAGACGAGTGagtcccagccccatccccatccccatcctccccAAAGCAGCCGTGCGTGGGCACTGCCTGGTGAGGAGGGAATGGGTGACACCCTCCCAGCCAGGCACCACTTCAACAGGATCACAAGGAATTCCTCAGCCGCAGATCTCTGAATCACAGCTGTAAAACCTCCTCAAAGAAACTCTGCTTGCTTCCCAAAGGGAGGGGGGAATTGGCTGAAGAAGACATTGATGCCATTGGTAACTGTGGCTATTGTACAGCCACCCTGGTGTCAGCTACAGTTCTgtcactaggaaaaaaaaaaatctaaatccaaaatttaagtattttccCCTAAGTAGTCTATAATATTGGTCCTAAGGCAGTTTGGAAAATTTAATTAAGTTGCCATTTTGTCTCTGAAGTGTAATTAAGGAACAGGCTGAGCATAGTATAAATGCTCATTGTCACAGTGTCATGGGGACACCGATACCTTTGGAAACGGGCAGCCCACGGGTTTCAGTGGCTGGTCATcatagggaaggaaaaagggccCCAGAGATGAGTGCTTTATTCCAGCCCTCCTGTGCTTTATTTGCCAGCCACAGGCAGCACTTGAGGAAGATGGCAGAGTACGACCTGACCCTGCCACCAGGAGCAGAAGCTTCTCTACCACTGACAGGAGGCAACCTGTGCGGGACGCCCAGCCTGCTGAGGAAGATGTGGATGAAGCACAAGAAGAAGTCGGAGTACCTGGGGGCAACAAACAGTGCCTTTGAGGCAGACTGATAAGTCCTGGCATCACTCAGAAAGACAGAAGTTCCTTTAGCCAGGACAAGGTGCTCTAGGATTGATAAGGGAACAgacacagcacagctcccccAGGAAAACGATATCCTTTTCATTACTTGATGCCATTGCCTCAGAAAGGTAGGAGAAAGG
The genomic region above belongs to Cygnus atratus isolate AKBS03 ecotype Queensland, Australia chromosome 2, CAtr_DNAZoo_HiC_assembly, whole genome shotgun sequence and contains:
- the VXN gene encoding vexin, producing MHQIYSCSDENLEVFTTVISSKSCSPARRRAKSTQHILTKSVIAVSDCQPHHGNLHQMFYREEEVRGLGRLRGGQQGPCTTMHVGITERESSKSCNHQSDRKSLPPSSLAIPIAAKPAALTGSPTDDHPLADDHRQHLRKMAEYDLTLPPGAEASLPLTGGNLCGTPSLLRKMWMKHKKKSEYLGATNSAFEAD